Within Mongoliitalea daihaiensis, the genomic segment GACCAAAGGCAGGGTCCCAAACCAATGCCACGGAATAAAAAGCAATAGCTTGCTCCCATTGGCTATTTTTATACAATGCGTTCCCTTTTCCATAATTGGCACGTACATGGGTAGGCTCTATGGCCAACACTTCTTCGTAGCTTTTTACTGCCGCCTCCCACCGATCCAATTTTTCCAATACATAAGCTAAATTGAATAATACCTCCACATCATTCGGTTGCAGCTCATTGGCTTTGTCCAAATCCCTGAAAGCCTCTGACCACTTTTCCTGTTGTATCCATTGAAAACCCCGTTGCTTATACGGCAGGTAAAAGTCCGGCTCATCCTCTATGGACTGACTGTACAATTCAACAGCCTTTTCCCAATCACCCGTTTTCTGAGACAATTCAGCCAAATACTGATGCGCAACTGTATGATAGGGGTCCAACTCCAATGCCCTCAAAAAATACCCTTCTGCCAATGCTAACTCTCCCTTCACTTGATACACCTTCCCTAGGTTAATTAAATAATCAGGTTGTCTTGGATTGAGCTTAATGGCCTCTGAAAATGATTGGATAGATTCTTGGTATTCCTGCATCTGCAAAGCCACTAAACCTAGCTGCATGTAAATGAGGTCTCTCTTACCCCCTTGCTGAGAAACAATCCCGGTAATTCCAGAAGAAAACGAGGGACGCTGATACAATATGGTCGTTGTCTCTCGGATAGGCGTGTAGAGCAAAGCCTTAAAATCCTCTTTGGCAAGTGCATATTGCTTCAATTGATAGCGAACCATGCCTCTAGAAAAAAGCCCTTCCGAATGCATCGGGTCCAATTCCAATAAAATATTCAAATCAGTCAAGGCTCCTTGCAGATCGCCCGCCTTTTCGAAAACTATCGCGCGATAAAAATACACCTCCGCAAAATACGGTCGCTCTTGAATGATTCCAGTCAAAATTTCGAATGCATCTACCAACTCCCCTTCATCTGAAAGTTTGAGTGCCTCCTCCATTTGCTTATCCAATACAGAATACTGAGCCAAGGCAGTTCCAACCACGCCAAGCCATGCAATTGTCAAGCAATAAATCTTCCATTTCCTCACACATCAATTTTACAAAAATTATTGGAGTGTTAAAAGCAAAGAGGCACCTTCCGGCGCCTCATGACTTTTCTATTATGCTTAATTCAAAGATTTCAGTTCTCCCTCAAGCTCCATCAAAAACGCATCGATGGTGCCTTGTTTCACATGAGGCATCACCACAATCTTGAACCATTCTGCTTTCCTATCATAGGCATTTGCCACTAAATAATATTTATGGGCCAATTCAGCAGACATATAGGTAGCCTTGATAGCAATGATGTTGAGGTATGGGTTGCGAAAATATTCCACTCCCATCTTTTCCAGTTTTTTGCAGATTCGTTCTGTACGATCGCAGAGCGTTTCCATTTTGTATTTCCAGCCCTCCGAACCATGGATTTGTAACAACATCCACATGGAAATGGCATTTGCCCCAGAGCGACTTCCACTCACAGTATAGTCCTTGCCTGGAATATACTTTGCTTCATCCGTCTTGACATATTCAAAGAAACCTTTCCTAATCAAAAATAAGCCTGTTCCGTAGGGCGTCTGAAGCATCTTGTGCCCATCGGCCGTGATGGAATTCATGTACGGATTCTGAAATGTAAAACGACTAGTAGAGTTGGTAAAAGGATAAATAAAGCCTCCATAGGCTGCGTCCACATGAATTTTGAAGGGTACATTCATGTTGGTAAAAAAGTCCCCTAGCATATCAATGTCATCTACCGACCCAAACATGGTCGTTGAAAGATTGGCGATGACGATGAAGTATTTGATCCCTTGTTCGGTTGCCAGCTTGAATTTTTCTTCCAGAGAGCTTTTCAAAATCTCCCGTGAATCAGTATCCACATCCAAGATGATATTTGTTAAACCGAGAATATTTGCTCCTTTCGGCATGGAATAATGCGCATCTTGGGAGTAAACCAAACCAATCTCACCAAGTCTTGCCCCAAATTCTTTTTGGAAATAATTGCGGTACACCCACATTGCCTGAATGTTTGCTTCCGTACCCCCTGTTGCAACGTATCCATCCGTCGCATTGGGATCACCATTGAAAATCTCCTCTGCTGTCAGCTTGATCAGCTCTCGCTCAATTTTTTGTGTGCCTTCAAAGACCTCCAATACAGACTCCTCACTAAGGGTGTGCACTCCTATATGATTAGGATTCCTCACCATCGCTGACATATAGGGAGCATCTTGCAAAAAAGGCGCATCCGGATAAAATTCGGAAGTATCCAAATAGGTCCCCGGGATACCCAAGATGGGACGGTCACCTCTGTAATCTAAATTTTGCTCTAAGGCATCAAAAACACGCGCCTTTACTTGTTCATGGGATAATTTTTTCCAGTACATGATAATTTTTTTAAATGAATTGTAAAATCAGTTCCAAATTTTCCAGGCAGCTTCGGCCTGTAATTCGAGCATTTCCAATCCATTTTTCACCAATGCACCGCGCGCTTCCAATGAGCGCATCAAAAAGGTCTTCTCAGGGTTATATACCAAATCATACACTTTATGCATGCCCGTAATCCAATCCGGATTAATTTCAGGCATTTGTTCAGTAGTTGGATAAGTACCGAGGGGAGTAGTATTGATAATTAGGTGGTGTTTCTGCAAGTAATGCGGATCCTGATTGAGTTGCTGATAATCGATTTGATTTTTTTCGGCATCAGCCACTCGGGAGACTGAGACATAGTTGATCCCGAGATCCTTCAAAGCCTGTTTAACCGCTTTGGAAGCACCACCTGTCCCTAAGACCAGTGCTTGTATTTGTTCACCTTTCAACCAGGCATTTAAGGAATCTTTAAACCCAATATAATCCGTGTTGAATCCGGTAAGTCTACCACCATTGACTTTGATACAGTTGACAGCCCCGATAGCCGCACAGGCAGGATCCAATGCATCAAGCAGTGGAATAACCTGTTCTTTATAAGGAATGGTCACACTCAAGCCTTCCAACTCAGGGTTTTCAGCTAGCACCATTTTTAAATCTGAGAGCTGAGGAATTTCATATAAATCAAACTGACAAGTATCCAATCCTTCCCGCTCAAACTTGGCGGTGAAGTATTTTTTGGAAAAAGAATGTCCCAAAGGATAACCAATCAATCCGAATTTTCTCATGTTCTGTTGATATAATAAGCAGCTCGTTCGATACCCAATACTAGGATGATTCCAAAAGAGAAGGCTACGATTGCATGCAAAAATAAGGATTCCTGACCAGTAACTGCTAGGTAATTTTGAGGAAGTATATTTTCTGTTAGGAAAGGTTTTTGGGCTCCTGAAGAAGACATTCTATAAGAAATCACCTGTTTCCATGGCCAGATTTTATTAATAGATCCCAGCATAAAACCAGATAAAACAGCGATGGTGATTGCGTGAAAATTTTTCAGAAGCCAAGAAATTAAACGACTAAAGGACAACAATCCAGTGATGCAACCAGTAGCGAAAACAGCCAAAGTAAGTACATCTTTGGAAGAAACTGCACTTAAAATCCGCTCGTATTGTCCCAGAATCAACAAAAGAAAACTACCCGATATACCTGGTAAAATCATTGCACTGATTGCAATTGCTCCTGCAATAAATACAAACCAAATTGCATCCGGAGTACTTGTCGGAGGTAAGCTTGTCACACCATAGGCAATCACCGTACCGATAATCAATGCAACGAATGCGGCAATGGTCCACCGTTTGATATCCCTAAGAATTATAATCGCGGAGATAATGATCAACCCACAAAAGAAGGACCACAAAGGTATCGGATACTCCTCCATCAAAAAGGTAATCAGCTTGGACAAGGTAAAAATACTCGTGAGAATACCGGCAACTAACGTTAGTAAGAAGCCTCCATTCACATGAGTCCAAAAATTATTCATTTGTCCCTTCAGCAGTAATTGAAGGGCAGTTTTATCAATGGACTTGATGCTATCCAAAAGCTTTTCGTAGATGCCCGTAATCAAAGCAATTGATCCACCAGATACACCTGGTACTATATCTGCTGCGCCCATGGACATTCCCTTCAAAAAGAGCAATACAGAATTTTTGATTCCACTCATAATTGAATAAAAAAGGCTTTCCGGCATTAATCAGAAAGCCAATGATAATTTAAATTTTATGTGTTCCTAAGAAATGATCAAAGGTATCTCCTCTCAAGCCAAGTCGAATGGTTTCGAGCGGTATGAGTTCGTTTGGAGCAATATTTCCCAAATTGACATTTGCGCCAAGAAGTTTCACAAACCAAACTTGTTGCTCTTTTTGAGGAGCCTCCCAAATGATTTTATCTTCTGGGATTTTCGTGAGTATCTCTTCCACTAAACCTTGTCTAACTTCTCCAGAATCCCTGAAAAGTCCTACCGTTCCTCCTTCTCTCGCTTCACCGATAACTTTCCAACTACCAGCATCAAGCTCATTTTGCATTTGCTCTATCCATTTATACGGAGGGATGATTTTGGCAGCATCTTTAGATCCAACCTCTGACAAAACAGTTACATCCTGCGAAAGGATACGGATAAACTCACACTTTTTATCATGGGGTAAGCTAATAGACCCATCTGATACCTCTGCAAATTGTAACCCGTACTTTTCCAAAACTTTTCGATAATCCTCAAATTGACCTCTGATTACAAAGGCTTCAAACAAGGTGCCCCCAAGGTAAACAGGTACACCTGCATCCCTGTAGATTTCGATTTTTTCCGCAAGATTTTTGGTTAGGTAGGAGGTAGCCCAACCTAATTTTACAATATCTACAAAATCACTATTAGCACTTAAGAAATTTTCAACTTCCCGGATACTCAAACCTTTATCCATAACCATGGTAAAGCCAGATGTGCGCGGTTTTTCAGTACGCACAGGAAGATTTTTTAGAATGTAGTTCATTCCAATAAAATTTGGTGAATAGACGTCAATTATTACACACTTACTATTTGTACTGAGAAATAATCTTGAAAATTGCCTTTTGCTGCTTGAGTTCCGGCATCAGTTCAAAGAGTATCGTGTGTCTTTCAAAGTCCAAAGTTAATGCATTTTCCAAATAATTAAAGGCCTCTTTGTATTTGCCAATTTTAAGCAAAAATACAACCATCCTATAATAGATCTCTGATTCATCGGGAAGTTCCTCTATTCCTTCCTTTAATACATCTATACATTCTTCAAATCTATTTTGGTCATAATAGATGATCGCGAGGTTGATATAGGTCTCCATGATACCAGGCTCCAATTTAATAGCCTCCTCATAAGCCTCAGAACTAGCTTGCAAATTTCCCAATTGATACTCCGCATCTGCTAGTCCTACCCAATAATTAGGGTTTTCGCCTGTGAGAGAAATTGCTTTTTTAAAATAATGAATGGCCTCAAAAAACTTCTCTTTTTTGAGC encodes:
- a CDS encoding tetratricopeptide repeat protein yields the protein MRKWKIYCLTIAWLGVVGTALAQYSVLDKQMEEALKLSDEGELVDAFEILTGIIQERPYFAEVYFYRAIVFEKAGDLQGALTDLNILLELDPMHSEGLFSRGMVRYQLKQYALAKEDFKALLYTPIRETTTILYQRPSFSSGITGIVSQQGGKRDLIYMQLGLVALQMQEYQESIQSFSEAIKLNPRQPDYLINLGKVYQVKGELALAEGYFLRALELDPYHTVAHQYLAELSQKTGDWEKAVELYSQSIEDEPDFYLPYKQRGFQWIQQEKWSEAFRDLDKANELQPNDVEVLFNLAYVLEKLDRWEAAVKSYEEVLAIEPTHVRANYGKGNALYKNSQWEQAIAFYSVALVWDPAFGPAYYQRGITRYRLGKKIDACQDLHKAVGLGVIQAKEAQERICP
- a CDS encoding pyridoxal-dependent decarboxylase gives rise to the protein MYWKKLSHEQVKARVFDALEQNLDYRGDRPILGIPGTYLDTSEFYPDAPFLQDAPYMSAMVRNPNHIGVHTLSEESVLEVFEGTQKIERELIKLTAEEIFNGDPNATDGYVATGGTEANIQAMWVYRNYFQKEFGARLGEIGLVYSQDAHYSMPKGANILGLTNIILDVDTDSREILKSSLEEKFKLATEQGIKYFIVIANLSTTMFGSVDDIDMLGDFFTNMNVPFKIHVDAAYGGFIYPFTNSTSRFTFQNPYMNSITADGHKMLQTPYGTGLFLIRKGFFEYVKTDEAKYIPGKDYTVSGSRSGANAISMWMLLQIHGSEGWKYKMETLCDRTERICKKLEKMGVEYFRNPYLNIIAIKATYMSAELAHKYYLVANAYDRKAEWFKIVVMPHVKQGTIDAFLMELEGELKSLN
- a CDS encoding shikimate dehydrogenase family protein produces the protein MRKFGLIGYPLGHSFSKKYFTAKFEREGLDTCQFDLYEIPQLSDLKMVLAENPELEGLSVTIPYKEQVIPLLDALDPACAAIGAVNCIKVNGGRLTGFNTDYIGFKDSLNAWLKGEQIQALVLGTGGASKAVKQALKDLGINYVSVSRVADAEKNQIDYQQLNQDPHYLQKHHLIINTTPLGTYPTTEQMPEINPDWITGMHKVYDLVYNPEKTFLMRSLEARGALVKNGLEMLELQAEAAWKIWN
- a CDS encoding DUF368 domain-containing protein, which gives rise to MSGIKNSVLLFLKGMSMGAADIVPGVSGGSIALITGIYEKLLDSIKSIDKTALQLLLKGQMNNFWTHVNGGFLLTLVAGILTSIFTLSKLITFLMEEYPIPLWSFFCGLIIISAIIILRDIKRWTIAAFVALIIGTVIAYGVTSLPPTSTPDAIWFVFIAGAIAISAMILPGISGSFLLLILGQYERILSAVSSKDVLTLAVFATGCITGLLSFSRLISWLLKNFHAITIAVLSGFMLGSINKIWPWKQVISYRMSSSGAQKPFLTENILPQNYLAVTGQESLFLHAIVAFSFGIILVLGIERAAYYINRT
- a CDS encoding phosphosulfolactate synthase — protein: MNYILKNLPVRTEKPRTSGFTMVMDKGLSIREVENFLSANSDFVDIVKLGWATSYLTKNLAEKIEIYRDAGVPVYLGGTLFEAFVIRGQFEDYRKVLEKYGLQFAEVSDGSISLPHDKKCEFIRILSQDVTVLSEVGSKDAAKIIPPYKWIEQMQNELDAGSWKVIGEAREGGTVGLFRDSGEVRQGLVEEILTKIPEDKIIWEAPQKEQQVWFVKLLGANVNLGNIAPNELIPLETIRLGLRGDTFDHFLGTHKI